In Paracoccus fistulariae, a single window of DNA contains:
- a CDS encoding LacI family DNA-binding transcriptional regulator, protein MPTIYDVARTAGVSPKTVSRVINRDALVRDETRERVEKVIDELGYTPSRAARSMRSSQSGLVGILTGAINGRHSEGAASGLPAFLIVQKIQSTLAEHGITALISDIGAQTDKIPRFLRDLGEHRVEGIFYIAPHHQRVALPQGSGSPVVLVNAFDDLGTPCILPDDATGQYELTAALIAQGHRQIGYLTLPEDFVAQKLRLDGHNRALREAGIAPDPGLIIIGDEESAISERDHLAEAIDRLLARQDPPSVLCCANDRLAIAVFGMLRARGVSVPGQMSVAGYDDYRVISETLYPQLTTMELPYQSMGEAAARLMLGQLRGEEPLTPGTRIEVKGQLRWRASVIPGPHR, encoded by the coding sequence TTGCCAACGATTTACGATGTAGCCCGCACGGCCGGAGTGTCGCCCAAGACCGTATCGCGCGTGATCAACCGCGATGCGCTGGTGCGCGACGAGACGCGCGAGCGGGTTGAAAAGGTGATCGACGAGTTGGGCTATACGCCCTCGCGCGCGGCACGCAGCATGCGGTCCAGCCAGTCCGGGCTGGTCGGCATCCTGACCGGCGCCATCAATGGCCGCCATTCCGAAGGCGCGGCAAGCGGTCTGCCCGCCTTTCTGATCGTGCAGAAGATCCAAAGCACCCTGGCCGAGCATGGCATCACGGCCCTGATCTCTGACATCGGGGCGCAGACCGACAAGATCCCGCGGTTCCTGCGCGATCTGGGCGAACACCGGGTCGAGGGCATATTCTATATCGCGCCGCATCATCAACGCGTCGCCCTGCCACAGGGCAGCGGCAGCCCTGTCGTGCTGGTCAATGCATTCGACGATCTTGGCACGCCCTGCATCCTGCCCGACGATGCCACCGGCCAATATGAATTGACTGCCGCCCTGATCGCGCAGGGGCACCGCCAGATCGGCTATCTGACCCTGCCCGAGGATTTCGTCGCGCAGAAATTGCGGCTGGACGGTCACAACCGCGCGCTGCGCGAGGCCGGGATCGCCCCGGATCCGGGCCTGATCATCATCGGCGATGAAGAAAGCGCCATATCGGAACGCGACCACCTGGCCGAGGCCATCGACCGGCTGCTTGCCCGGCAGGATCCGCCGAGCGTGCTGTGCTGTGCGAATGACAGGCTGGCCATTGCCGTATTCGGCATGCTGCGCGCGCGCGGCGTGTCCGTGCCGGGACAGATGTCGGTCGCGGGCTATGACGATTACCGGGTGATATCGGAAACCCTCTATCCCCAGTTGACCACGATGGAACTGCCCTATCAGAGCATGGGCGAGGCCGCCGCGCGGTTGATGCTGGGCCAGTTGCGCGGTGAAGAGCCGCTGACACCGGGCACGCGGATCGAGGTGAAGGGGCAGCTTCGCTGGCGCGCCTCGGTGATCCCCGGCCCGCACAGGTGA
- a CDS encoding levansucrase yields MTIALEHKWIWDSWYIRDGKTWHAYFLQADKSLVDPDLRHFNATQGHATSTDLVNWTHHGTSFGPAEGPAWDDYTTWTGSVVKGDDGLWHLFYTGSCRAENGLKQRIGHATSRDLHHWERVGDGLALDIDHRYEELTPAHWPDRAMRDPWVMRDPSGEGWLMYFTARVPNVAEPNAGGAIGFATSPDLKVWTLQDPVFAGGLFGQMEVPQVFSAEGRWYCLFCTDVQHYSAGYAASYPGAPVRGMHYLVADDPRGPWQIAPGPFLDGDPALDRYAARILDTGDGLALMGFLHNPGGGSFVGEIADPAPVAIDADGWLRLDDPALAVPRTASFA; encoded by the coding sequence ATGACAATCGCCTTGGAACATAAATGGATCTGGGACAGCTGGTATATCCGCGATGGCAAGACCTGGCATGCCTATTTCCTGCAGGCCGACAAGTCGCTGGTCGATCCCGATCTGCGCCATTTCAATGCGACGCAGGGGCATGCGACCAGCACCGATCTGGTCAACTGGACCCATCACGGCACCTCGTTCGGACCGGCCGAGGGCCCCGCATGGGACGATTACACGACCTGGACAGGCTCGGTGGTCAAGGGCGATGACGGGCTGTGGCATCTGTTCTATACCGGATCCTGCCGGGCGGAAAACGGGCTGAAACAGCGGATCGGCCATGCGACCAGCCGCGATCTGCACCATTGGGAGCGGGTGGGCGACGGTCTGGCGCTGGATATCGACCATCGCTACGAGGAATTGACGCCCGCGCATTGGCCCGATCGCGCGATGCGCGACCCCTGGGTCATGCGCGATCCGTCGGGCGAGGGCTGGTTGATGTATTTCACCGCCCGCGTCCCGAATGTGGCCGAGCCGAATGCCGGGGGTGCCATCGGCTTCGCGACCTCGCCTGACCTGAAGGTCTGGACCCTGCAGGACCCGGTATTCGCGGGCGGGCTGTTCGGCCAGATGGAGGTGCCGCAGGTGTTTTCGGCCGAGGGCCGTTGGTATTGCCTGTTCTGCACCGATGTTCAGCATTATTCGGCGGGCTACGCGGCCTCTTATCCCGGTGCGCCCGTGCGCGGGATGCATTATCTGGTGGCCGACGATCCGCGCGGCCCCTGGCAGATTGCGCCCGGCCCGTTTCTGGACGGCGACCCCGCGCTTGACCGATACGCCGCCCGCATTCTCGATACCGGCGACGGTCTGGCGCTGATGGGGTTTCTGCACAATCCCGGCGGCGGCAGCTTTGTGGGTGAGATCGCCGACCCGGCCCCGGTCGCAATTGATGCCGATGGCTGGCTGCGGCTTGACGATCCCGCGCTGGCCGTGCCCCGGACAGCGTCGTTCGCGTGA
- a CDS encoding multicopper oxidase family protein yields the protein MTHRPTRRGFMAASAATAAIFAMPRRNMAQSAALTLRATTRTLDVDGRAATVFGLTDGAGSPGLTLQPGQPFRLDLKNDLAEPTIIHWHGQIPPNVQDGVPDLPMPPLQPGETRSYDYQPAAGTHWMHSHIPLQEMRQLAAPLIVLRPEDLRADRQEVVMFLHDFSFRSPEEVLAEIGSGKGHGDADGMVDGAMSAQGGGHDMAAMGAPTGDGMSMAGMQMDLNDFDFDAYLTNDRTLNDPDIQRVEKGGRILLRVINAAAATVFWIDSGELAGRLVAVDGQPIRPVPGTRFGLAMGQRLDIALDLPDGQGAWPILALREGARERTGLILATAGAEVPKISDMADQPAPAFDLDLTQEAALQAVTPLPDRAADTTPMLMLGGQMQPYRWTINDRVFADRVPVAAVSGQRVEMTFHNMSMMGHPMHLNGHHFQVVAINGTRLAGALRDTVYVPPMARVTVALDAGEAAEWMLHCHHMPHMASGMMTTLAVAA from the coding sequence ATGACACACAGACCGACACGCCGTGGTTTTATGGCCGCATCGGCCGCCACGGCGGCGATCTTTGCGATGCCGCGCCGAAATATGGCTCAAAGCGCCGCCCTGACCCTTCGCGCGACGACCCGCACGCTGGATGTGGACGGGCGCGCCGCCACCGTCTTTGGCCTGACAGACGGCGCAGGATCCCCCGGCCTGACGCTGCAGCCGGGCCAGCCCTTCCGCCTTGATCTGAAGAACGATCTGGCCGAACCCACGATCATTCACTGGCACGGGCAGATCCCGCCCAATGTGCAGGATGGCGTGCCCGACCTGCCAATGCCGCCGCTGCAACCCGGCGAGACGCGATCCTATGACTATCAGCCCGCAGCGGGAACGCATTGGATGCACAGCCACATTCCGTTGCAGGAAATGCGCCAGCTGGCCGCGCCGCTGATCGTCCTTCGGCCCGAGGATCTGCGGGCGGACCGGCAGGAGGTGGTGATGTTCCTGCATGATTTCTCATTCCGCTCACCCGAGGAGGTTCTGGCAGAGATCGGGTCGGGCAAGGGGCATGGCGACGCCGATGGCATGGTCGATGGCGCGATGAGCGCGCAGGGCGGCGGGCATGATATGGCCGCGATGGGCGCGCCGACCGGGGACGGCATGTCGATGGCGGGCATGCAGATGGATCTGAACGATTTCGATTTCGACGCCTATCTGACGAATGATCGCACCCTGAACGACCCGGATATCCAGCGGGTTGAAAAGGGCGGTCGCATCCTGCTGCGCGTCATCAATGCCGCCGCCGCGACCGTCTTCTGGATCGACAGCGGAGAGCTGGCCGGTCGGCTTGTCGCCGTGGATGGCCAGCCGATCCGGCCTGTGCCGGGGACACGCTTTGGCCTTGCCATGGGCCAGCGTCTGGACATCGCGCTTGATCTGCCGGACGGGCAGGGCGCCTGGCCGATCCTTGCGCTGAGAGAGGGAGCCCGCGAACGCACCGGCCTGATCCTGGCGACCGCCGGGGCAGAGGTGCCGAAGATATCGGATATGGCGGATCAACCGGCCCCGGCCTTCGATCTCGATCTGACGCAGGAAGCTGCCCTGCAGGCCGTGACGCCCCTGCCGGATCGCGCCGCCGACACCACGCCCATGCTGATGCTGGGCGGACAGATGCAGCCCTATCGCTGGACCATCAACGATCGCGTTTTCGCGGACCGGGTGCCGGTCGCCGCAGTCTCGGGCCAGCGGGTGGAGATGACGTTCCATAACATGTCGATGATGGGACACCCGATGCACCTGAATGGTCACCATTTTCAGGTCGTCGCGATCAATGGCACTCGCCTTGCCGGTGCGCTGCGCGACACGGTCTATGTGCCGCCCATGGCCCGCGTGACCGTGGCGCTGGATGCGGGCGAGGCGGCAGAATGGATGCTGCATTGCCATCACATGCCGCATATGGCCAGCGGCATGATGACCACCCTCGCGGTCGCGGCCTAG
- a CDS encoding L,D-transpeptidase: MLTRRHFIRTTTALFSAAAATPVFASSWPDAAQKAAWDAEVTPSYPNPWGLHPRFLPQRVLANDGLVPGDVHVDAVARYLYHIEEGGTAMRYGVAIGRDDLYEPGTYKIKRKVEWPHWTPTQNMIDREPEIYAQYANGMEPGPKNALGSRALYLYVGDRDTYLRIHGTPFPTSIGSRASSGCVRMVMAHINQLYPLVKLGSTAYLYSPEGSVTAMS, translated from the coding sequence ATGCTAACACGTAGACATTTTATCCGAACGACGACCGCGCTGTTCTCGGCGGCCGCCGCGACCCCGGTCTTTGCCTCATCATGGCCCGATGCCGCCCAGAAGGCGGCCTGGGATGCCGAGGTGACGCCGTCCTATCCCAACCCCTGGGGGCTGCATCCGCGCTTTCTGCCGCAGCGGGTTCTGGCCAATGACGGGCTGGTGCCGGGCGACGTCCATGTCGATGCGGTGGCCCGATATCTCTATCACATCGAGGAAGGCGGCACCGCGATGCGCTATGGCGTCGCGATTGGCCGGGATGATCTGTACGAGCCGGGCACCTACAAGATCAAGCGCAAGGTCGAATGGCCGCACTGGACGCCGACGCAGAACATGATCGACCGCGAGCCAGAGATTTACGCGCAATATGCCAACGGCATGGAGCCGGGACCGAAAAACGCCCTGGGTTCGCGGGCGCTGTATCTTTATGTCGGCGACCGTGACACCTATCTGCGCATCCACGGCACGCCATTCCCGACATCCATCGGCAGCCGCGCCAGCTCTGGCTGTGTGCGCATGGTCATGGCGCATATCAACCAGCTTTATCCGCTGGTGAAGCTGGGCTCGACCGCCTATCTGTATTCGCCGGAAGGCAGCGTCACTGCGATGAGCTGA
- a CDS encoding DUF411 domain-containing protein, with amino-acid sequence MSIRQLSRRQTMLGLATILATTSGASLAASGQAAAPNLLRIVKDPNCGCCVTWAELAVEAGFDIEVSETSDYGGMKRAANVPEALWSCHTARIGGYVIEGHVPFAAIRHLLDQRPDITGIAVPGMPDGSPGMGGGVDATARVTAWGGTAGAAHPFAFES; translated from the coding sequence ATGAGTATTCGACAGCTTTCGCGTCGTCAGACCATGTTGGGCCTTGCCACAATTCTGGCCACGACATCCGGGGCCTCGCTGGCGGCCAGCGGTCAGGCGGCCGCACCAAATCTTCTTCGCATCGTCAAGGATCCGAATTGCGGCTGCTGCGTCACCTGGGCCGAGCTTGCGGTTGAGGCAGGCTTTGATATCGAGGTGAGCGAAACCAGCGACTACGGCGGTATGAAACGCGCCGCGAATGTACCAGAGGCGCTTTGGTCCTGCCACACGGCAAGGATCGGCGGCTATGTGATCGAAGGGCATGTGCCCTTTGCCGCGATCCGTCACCTGCTGGACCAGCGGCCCGACATCACCGGAATCGCGGTTCCGGGCATGCCCGACGGATCCCCCGGAATGGGTGGCGGGGTCGATGCGACAGCCCGCGTCACCGCCTGGGGCGGGACGGCCGGGGCGGCGCACCCCTTCGCTTTTGAAAGCTGA
- a CDS encoding metal-sensitive transcriptional regulator, whose protein sequence is MQNRDAILKRLSRLNGQVQGVSRMVEDGRDCIDVLNQTAAIRSALRAVERLLIENHARNCMEDAIQSGDQDRQRIMFREVVGLLEKVRE, encoded by the coding sequence ATGCAGAACAGGGATGCGATCCTGAAGCGCCTGTCGCGATTGAACGGGCAGGTCCAGGGCGTGTCGCGCATGGTCGAGGACGGGCGCGATTGCATCGATGTCCTGAACCAGACCGCCGCCATCCGCTCTGCCCTGCGGGCGGTCGAACGTCTGCTGATCGAAAACCACGCCAGAAACTGCATGGAAGACGCTATCCAGTCCGGCGATCAGGACCGTCAGCGGATCATGTTCCGCGAGGTGGTCGGGCTGCTGGAAAAGGTGCGTGAATGA
- a CDS encoding TRAP transporter substrate-binding protein — MSKFAWGSVAVLLGAGGALAQEVSLRIGHVESPHSTTQVLLERLSEKVGEKTGGAVSFQIYPQSQLGGQREMTEAVQFGALDATAGPVAFMGGFNPLASIMDIPFLYPGDPQQAQAVRDSGFADAFCDSFNLRGVTCIGLYPNGTKQFTSDRPISTLEEFSGQKFRVMESAVLVESFKPVGVTAVPIPFSELYTALQTGIVDGEENPLDTIFNMKFFEVQDYLTLSGHGAIENVILFNPAVWDRLSDDQRLAITSSFDEVIPEMIAHKTAAAETSLAAIREAGLTVTELTDDQRARFRDAMFPAARDAFLKQAGSEGQALFDAYQAAYDTVMN, encoded by the coding sequence ATGTCGAAATTTGCATGGGGAAGCGTTGCCGTTCTTCTGGGGGCCGGTGGCGCATTGGCGCAAGAGGTGTCGCTGCGGATCGGTCATGTGGAATCGCCACATTCGACCACGCAGGTCCTGCTGGAGCGGCTGTCAGAGAAGGTCGGCGAAAAGACCGGCGGCGCAGTCAGCTTTCAGATCTATCCGCAAAGCCAGCTTGGCGGACAGCGCGAAATGACCGAGGCCGTGCAGTTCGGCGCGCTGGATGCGACGGCGGGGCCTGTCGCCTTCATGGGCGGGTTCAATCCGCTGGCCTCGATCATGGATATCCCGTTTCTTTATCCCGGCGATCCGCAGCAGGCGCAGGCCGTGCGCGACAGCGGATTTGCCGATGCCTTCTGCGACAGCTTCAATCTGCGCGGCGTGACCTGCATCGGACTGTACCCGAACGGCACCAAGCAGTTCACCTCTGACCGGCCGATTTCGACCCTTGAAGAGTTCTCTGGCCAGAAGTTCCGGGTGATGGAGTCCGCGGTGCTGGTCGAATCCTTCAAGCCCGTCGGCGTGACGGCGGTGCCCATTCCGTTCAGCGAGCTTTACACCGCATTGCAGACCGGGATCGTCGACGGCGAGGAAAACCCGCTGGACACGATCTTCAACATGAAATTCTTCGAGGTTCAGGACTATCTGACGCTGTCGGGGCATGGCGCCATCGAGAATGTCATCCTGTTCAACCCGGCCGTCTGGGACAGGCTGAGCGACGATCAGCGTCTGGCGATCACAAGTTCCTTCGACGAGGTGATCCCCGAGATGATCGCCCATAAGACCGCCGCCGCCGAAACCTCGCTGGCCGCGATCCGCGAGGCCGGATTGACCGTCACCGAACTGACCGATGATCAGCGCGCGCGCTTTCGCGATGCCATGTTCCCGGCGGCCCGCGACGCCTTTCTGAAGCAGGCAGGATCCGAGGGTCAGGCTTTGTTCGACGCTTATCAGGCGGCCTATGACACGGTCATGAACTAG
- a CDS encoding TRAP transporter small permease: MKQLLSIIRMFERTSLVVLLFAMTGLFAFNVLIRLWGGSAATSFGWIDKVVRTMNIFLVFLAAGLALELGKQVAVDSWRQRIAARTGLPLTRIIDATGLAFSLYMAWQSWNMAQFVFASGQVSATMGIAIGWIYVAPCIGFLLLALRYGCSLFGLIDRFNTASEAGQ; encoded by the coding sequence ATGAAACAGTTACTCTCGATCATTCGGATGTTCGAGCGGACCAGCCTTGTCGTGCTGCTGTTCGCGATGACCGGGCTTTTCGCCTTCAATGTGCTGATCCGCCTGTGGGGCGGGTCGGCCGCCACCAGCTTCGGCTGGATCGACAAGGTCGTGCGCACCATGAACATCTTTCTGGTGTTCCTTGCCGCAGGGCTTGCGCTGGAACTGGGCAAGCAGGTGGCGGTCGACAGCTGGCGCCAGCGCATCGCCGCCCGCACCGGCCTGCCGCTGACCCGGATCATAGATGCGACGGGTCTGGCCTTCTCGCTCTATATGGCCTGGCAATCCTGGAATATGGCGCAGTTTGTCTTTGCCTCGGGGCAGGTCAGCGCGACCATGGGGATTGCCATCGGCTGGATCTATGTCGCGCCCTGCATCGGCTTTCTGCTGCTGGCCCTGCGCTATGGCTGCAGCCTTTTCGGCCTCATCGACCGCTTCAACACAGCATCGGAGGCAGGCCAATGA